In Streptomyces sp. NBC_00683, the DNA window GGGCAGGCAGTGGGAGCCGTCGTCCTCGACGGCCGCCCTGGACGCCCCGCGGCGCACGCCCGCAGCCCCGGATCAGGCCCCGGCCGGTCCGCCCGGGGACGCCGTCGCTGGCGCGGCGAAGGTACGCGCCGCGATGGCCGCGGCCCGCCCGGCCGCGGCGGTCACCCCGCAGGTGGGCTGGGGGAGTTCACCCGACCTGGGTGCGCCCGCCACCTTCATCCTGCTCCGGCACGGAGAGACGGCCCTCACCCCCGAGAAGCGGTTCTCCGGCAGCGGCGGCAGCGACCCCGAGCTCTCGGCCACCGGCCGCCACCAGGCCGCCTGTGCCGCGGAGGCGTTCGAGGCCCGCGGCACGGTCCAGGAGATCGTCAGTTCGCCGCTGCGCCGGTGCCGCGAGACGGCCGCCGCCGTCGCCGACCGGCTCGGCCTGGAGGTCCGCATCGAGGAGGGCCTGCGCGAGACGGACTTCGGTGCGTGGGAGGGCCTGACCTTCGCCGAGGTACGGGAGCGCTACGGCCCCGACCTGACCACCTGGCTCGCTTCCGCAGACGCGGCACCGACCGGCGGCGGCGAGAGCTTCGCCGAGGTGGCCGACCGGGTCTCCGCGGCCCGGGACCGCCTGATCTCCCGCTATGCGGGCCGCACGGCGCTCGTGGTCACCCACGTCACCCCGATCAAGACCATGGTCAGACTGGCACTGGGAGCCCCGCCGGACTCCATGTTCCGCATGGAGCTCCTTCCCGCCTCCGTCTCGACGGTCGCCTACTACGCGGACGGCAACGCCTCGTTGAGGCTCCTGAACGACACCTCGCACCTGCGGTAGCGGGATGCTGTGACCTGGTCCACGGGACTGCTCGGCTTCGTGGCGGGCCTGCTGATATCGGTGGCGACGGCGCCCGTGGGCGTGTCCGGCGCCGTGTTCCTGCTTCCGGTCCAGGTCAGCGTGCTCGGCGTGCCGAGCCCCGCCGTGACCCCCACCAACCTGCTGTACAACGTGGTGTCCTGCCCCGGGGCGCTGCTGCGCTACCGCAACACCGGCCGACTGCGCGGACCGCTGACCCGGCTGCTCGTCGTGGGCGCGGTGCCGGGCGTCGTGGTCGGCGCGGTGATCCGGGTCTTCGCCGTGCCGGGACCGGTCGTCTTCCGTCTGTTCATCGCCGTCCTGCTGCTCCCCCTGGGGGCCTGGCTGTGCGCCCGGACCCTGCGCCCCTCGCGCCGCGCCGCCGCCTCCGCGCAGCCCTCACCGCGTGCCACCACCGCTCTCGCCGTAGCGGTCGGTGTCGCGGGCGGTATCTACGGGATCGGCGGCGGTTCCCTGCTCGGTCCGATCCTCGTCGGGCGCGGGGTCCCGGTCGCGAAGGTCGCACCCGCGGCCCTCGCCTGCACGTTCGTGACCTCCCTCGCGGGAGCGGGCACCTACGCACTGCTGTCGCTGACCGCCACGGGCGACATCGCACCGGACTGGCCGCTCGGCCTGGTCTGCGGTTTCGGCGGACTCTGCGGCGGCTACCTCGGGGCCCGCCTCCAGCCCCGCCTTCCCGAGACGGCGCTGCGGCTCCTGCTGGGCTCCCTGGCCCTGGGGATCGGCACGCTGTACGCCGTCCAGGTCCTGCGCTGACCGCGGCTCAGCCGGCCGGTCCTCCCGCTCAGTCGCGCAGCGCGGACGCCTCGCGTGCCAGCCGTTCCACCCGCGCCCAGTCCTTCGCGGCCACGGCGTCGCCGGGCACCATCCAACTGCCGCCGATGCAGCCGACGTTCGGCAGGGCCAGGTACGACGTTGCCGACGCGAGCGAGATCCCGCCCGTGGGGCAGAACCTGGCCTGCGGCAGGGGCGCGGACAGGGCCTTGAGGTAGGCCGTACCACCGGCCGCCTCGGCCGGGAAGAACTTCATCTCCGTGACGCCGCGTTCCAGCAGCGCGACCACCTCGGACGTCGTGGAGACCCCCGGCAGGAACGGCACCCCCGACGCCTTCATCGCGTCCAGGAGCGTGTCCGTCCAGCCCGGACTGACCAGGAAGCGCGCCCCGGCGGCGACCGTCTCGGTCACATGCGACACGGATATCACCGTGCCCGCACCCACCACGGCGTCCGGGACCTCCGCGGCGATCGCCCGGATCGCGTCGAGTGCGGCGGGCGTCCGCAGCGTCACCTCGATCGCCGGGAGTCCGCCCGCGACGAGTGCGCGGGCCAGCGGCACCGCGTCGGCCGCGTCCTGGAGGACGACGACGGGGACGACGGGGGCGAGGTCCAGCACGGAAGGGGACGCGGAAGGCGCGGATGAGGTCATGACCTCATCCTGCCGCGCTCACCGCACTCCACGCAACGACCGTTGCGCATGCTGCAACGTCAGTGGATCTCGGTGACCACCACATCGAGCGCCCACGCCCGGCCGGCCCGCTCCGGAGCCTGCGCCTCGACCACGTGACCGAGGTCCCGCAGCACCTCGACCAGCTCCGCCGGGCCCTTCGGCCGCGCCCCCGCGAGCAGCAGGTCGCGGACCATCCGGCCCTTGGTCGCCTTGTTGAAGTGGCTGACCACCGACCGCTTCTCCACCCCGTTCACCATCTGCGACTGAAGTACCCGCACGCTCGCCGTACGCTCCGCGACCTCGCCCGCCGGCTTCCACGCCCCGGTGTACGCCGACGACCGCAGATCCAGCACGAGCCCGCTCCCGGCCGCCTCCGGCATGACCGAGGCCATGGGCGCGCGCCAGTACGCGTTGAGCGCGCCCAGACCCGGCAGCTTCACGCCCATCGAGCAGCGGTACGAAGGAATCCGGTCGCCGATGTGCACCGCGCCCCACAGCCCGGAGAAGACCAGGAGGGACTTCCCCGCCCGCCGCCGGGCCGCCGGGTCCAGTGAGGCCAGGTCCAGGGCGTCGTACAGCACCCCCGTGTAGATCTCCCCGGCCGGCCGGGTACCTGCCGTGCGCAGCTCCGCGTTCTTCGCGATCTCGCCCCGCAGCCCTTCGCTCAGGCCGAGCACCTCACGTGCCTTCTCCTCGTCGGCCATGCACAGCTCGACCAGCTCGTCGAGAATCGCGGCCCGCGCCCCGGCGAGGCCCGGAAGCGACAGGGCCTCCGGCTTCAGGGGTGCTCCGCGCCCCGAGGCGGCCTTTCCCTCGGAGGGCGGCAACAGCACGAGCACGGGTGTCTCCTTCGTACGTGACAGAGGGTGTGACAGAGGCGTGGCAGAGGCCCGTAGCGGCGCCCGAACCCCCCGGTAAGGGTACGGGCCCGGCGCACGAGGCCCCCGGGGCGCCCGCGGGGCCGACCGGGATGCCGACCGCACCGCCCCGGCCTACGCTCGGTGGCATGCCTCGCCGCCAGCTCCATATGACCGGCGCAGCCGACACCCCGCTGCGGGCGGCCCTGCGCGGTCTGCGTGCCGAGCTCGATCTGCCGGCCGACTTCCCTCCCGCCGTACTCGCCGAGGCGGCCGAGGCCGCGAAGTCCCCGGACCTGTCGGGCCACCGGGACGCCACGGACCTGCCCTTCTTCACGATCGATCCGCCCACCTCCACGGACCTGGACCAGGCGATGCACCTGGAACGGCGCGGGGACGGCTACCGGGTGCACTACGCCATCGCCGACGTCGCCGCGTTCGTCAGGCCGGGCTCGGCGCTGGACGCCGAGGCCCACCACCGGGTGACCACCCTCTACTTCCCCGACGGCAAAGTGCCCCTGCACCCCACCCTGCTCTCCGAG includes these proteins:
- a CDS encoding bifunctional RNase H/acid phosphatase — translated: MAAPHQLVVEADGGSRGNPGPAGYGAAVIDPVTGETLAEAAEYIGVATNNVAEYKGLIAGLKAAKALFPDAPVQVRVRMDSKLVVEQMSGRWKIKHPDMKPLAAEAARILPAASVTYEWIPRAENKHADRLANEAMDAGKRGRQWEPSSSTAALDAPRRTPAAPDQAPAGPPGDAVAGAAKVRAAMAAARPAAAVTPQVGWGSSPDLGAPATFILLRHGETALTPEKRFSGSGGSDPELSATGRHQAACAAEAFEARGTVQEIVSSPLRRCRETAAAVADRLGLEVRIEEGLRETDFGAWEGLTFAEVRERYGPDLTTWLASADAAPTGGGESFAEVADRVSAARDRLISRYAGRTALVVTHVTPIKTMVRLALGAPPDSMFRMELLPASVSTVAYYADGNASLRLLNDTSHLR
- a CDS encoding sulfite exporter TauE/SafE family protein → MTWSTGLLGFVAGLLISVATAPVGVSGAVFLLPVQVSVLGVPSPAVTPTNLLYNVVSCPGALLRYRNTGRLRGPLTRLLVVGAVPGVVVGAVIRVFAVPGPVVFRLFIAVLLLPLGAWLCARTLRPSRRAAASAQPSPRATTALAVAVGVAGGIYGIGGGSLLGPILVGRGVPVAKVAPAALACTFVTSLAGAGTYALLSLTATGDIAPDWPLGLVCGFGGLCGGYLGARLQPRLPETALRLLLGSLALGIGTLYAVQVLR
- the eda gene encoding bifunctional 4-hydroxy-2-oxoglutarate aldolase/2-dehydro-3-deoxy-phosphogluconate aldolase; the encoded protein is MTSSAPSASPSVLDLAPVVPVVVLQDAADAVPLARALVAGGLPAIEVTLRTPAALDAIRAIAAEVPDAVVGAGTVISVSHVTETVAAGARFLVSPGWTDTLLDAMKASGVPFLPGVSTTSEVVALLERGVTEMKFFPAEAAGGTAYLKALSAPLPQARFCPTGGISLASATSYLALPNVGCIGGSWMVPGDAVAAKDWARVERLAREASALRD
- the yaaA gene encoding peroxide stress protein YaaA; this encodes MLVLLPPSEGKAASGRGAPLKPEALSLPGLAGARAAILDELVELCMADEEKAREVLGLSEGLRGEIAKNAELRTAGTRPAGEIYTGVLYDALDLASLDPAARRRAGKSLLVFSGLWGAVHIGDRIPSYRCSMGVKLPGLGALNAYWRAPMASVMPEAAGSGLVLDLRSSAYTGAWKPAGEVAERTASVRVLQSQMVNGVEKRSVVSHFNKATKGRMVRDLLLAGARPKGPAELVEVLRDLGHVVEAQAPERAGRAWALDVVVTEIH